The region GCCAGAACGTGACCTGTAGTACATTCTGCCTCCCAAAATTTTGTGTACTTCTTCGTCATAGACGAAGAATTTTCCCGTGGGAATATGAAAAATTACATCACATTCCCACTTTAGATTTTCTCTCCCTCCGGTTAATATTATTTTTTTCATTTCTCCCTCCGTTTTCCTCTTCCTACTTGTTCCGGCCAAAATGGTCCGGCGCGTTCTCCTCCCCGCTACAAATGGGGAAAGAACTCAGAAGAGTTGACGACAAAAGAGGGTTTTGCCGTCAGTCAAAATCTCTTCTTTAAGAAAAGAGCTTAACTGACAGCAAAACCATGATTGTCAAAGAACAATTCTCATCAGGAGAATTCTCTTCAGGAAGAGGACTCTTCAAAGAATTTCCTCTCTCCTCATCGACTCTCTCTTCATTGACTCTCTCCTCCTGAAGAGCCTTTCTCATGATGAGAGTGCTTTCGGGACTCTCTTGGCGTTGGCCTAGAACAGAGGGCTACTCCGCCTTTCAGCGAATTCGCCACTTCACCTTTCTAGGACGGGCAAAGGGTTGTTTTCCTTGCCTGGCGATTTTTTTGTTAAGGGGAAAACCGCCTTAACCAATGCCACCGAACAACCTTAATTTTTTAATGAACTCTCTCCTCTTTTAAGGAGAAAGGGATTGGGGAGGATTTTAGGGCTCCATCTCGGAACTATTTCCTTTTAATAAAAATCACTCATCGAGAAGATGAGTATATAATTTACTCTCTCCTCAACCCTTTTCTCCTTCCCTCTTTTCAGAGGGTGGAAAGGTTATTTTTAAAGAACTCTCTCCTCACTGTCAATGATATCATAACAGATGTTTCAATTTTGTCAAGTCTTTTTGAAGCTACTTATCCACAGACTTTTTATTGATTGATTTTATTAAGCCAGTTTTTGACTTTTATTTAAGGCATTTTAAAGAACCTTTCTATTTCTCTTTTTAACGATAGCATATTCTCAAATTTTGTCAAGTTTATTTGGCCACAACTATTTTAAATTTTCTTGCTTTTGTCAAGATTTGTGGTAAAATAGATAAATCTTATATGCCTAAAAATAATAAAGAAAAGCAAGAAAACCTTTTTTCTGAAAAACATCGAGAGACTTTTAAGGCAATTTTTTCTTTTGCCTTAGCCATTATCTTATTTTTAGCCCTTTTTGATTTAGCTGGCTTGGCTGGTCATTATCTGGCTTTAGTTCTGAAAATTATTTTCGGTAAAACAGCTTTTAGCTTTCCCCTTCTCTTGTTATTAATGAGTTGGCTTTTTTTCAATAAAGAAATTTTGCTGAAAGCAAAAAAAAGAATTATTCTTGGCCTGTTTCTTGTTTTGATTATCGTTTCCTCTTTCTTTTCTCTTTTCGAAAAAGCTGAATTTAAAAATTTAGAAAAAATCAAGACAACAGGCGGTTATTTAGGGACGGGACTGATTTTTCTTTTAGAAAAAATTTTTGCTTTTTGGGGAAGCTTTGTTATTTTATTAGCTTTGGCAAGTTTTGCCCTTTTTTTAATTTTAGAAGAACCCTTTAAAAGTAAAATTAATTTTATTTTTTCTCGCCTTGCTCTTTTTGGTTTGAAAATGGCAATTTTATTAAGACACTTTTTGAAGAAAATTTTTGCTCGGAAGGAAAAGCCACTTGAATTTAGAAAAAAAGAAATTGAAGAAGAATTAATTGAAGAAAAAGATTATGGAGTGATTGAGGCTAAAGAGGAAAAGAAATTTAAAATTTTAAAGCCTTTGATGAGTAAAAAAGTTGTTCGTCAGAAAATAGAATTACCTTTAGATTTACTTTCTTACCATGAGAAAAAAGCCGAAGCCCGTGATATTGAAGAGGGAAAGTATATTATCAAGAAAACTCTAGAAAATTTTGGTATTGAGGTAGAAATGGGTGAGGTTAAGGTAGGGCCAACAGTGACTCAATATACTCTCCGACCGCACGAGGGAATTAAACTTTCACAAATTACTTCTTTGGCTAATGATTTGGCTTTGGCTTTAGCCGCTCATCCTATTCGCATTGAAGCACCAATTCCAGGCAAGTCTTTGGTTGGTATCGAGGTGCCGAACCGAAAAGTGGCTATTGTTTCTTTAAGAGAAATTTTAGAATCAGAGGCTTTTAAAAAAAGAGCCTCCAACCTAACTGTTGCCCTTGGGCAAGATGTGGCTGGTCATATTTGGTTAGCTGATTTAGGTAAGATGCCCCACCTTTTGATTTCTGGTGCGACCGGTTCAGGAAAAACAGTAATGATTAACACTATTATTACTACCCTTCTTTATGAAAATTCACCAGAAGAACTTCGTTTTATTTTAATCGATCCTAAAAGAGTTGAATTGGTTTTATACAATGATATTCCTCACCTTCTTTGTCCGGTCATTACTAAGGTTGAGGAGACAATTAGTGCTTTAAAATGGGCAATTAGTGAAATGGAAAGAAGATTTGATCTTTTTGCCCAAAACAAATCTCGTGATATTGAATCGCATAATAAAGAAGCTAAGGAAAAAGTGCCCTATATTATCATTATTATTGATGAATTGGCTGATTTAATGGTGGCAGCGGCGAAAGAAATAGAATCTTCAATCATTCGTCTTGCGCAAATGGCACGGGCAACTGGTATTCACTTAATTTTAGCTACTCAAAGACCATCTGTTGATATTATTACCGGTTTAATTAAAGCTAACATTACCTCAAGAATTGCCTTCTCGGTCGCCTCAATGACAGATTCGCGGACAATTTTGGATTTTTCTGGAGCAGAAAAACTTTTGGGCCGGGGAGATTTGCTTTTTATTTCACCCCAACTTTCCAAGCCGAAAAGATTACAAGGGGCTTATGTTTCTGACGAAGAAATTAAAAGAGTGGTTGAATTTTTAAGAAATAAGGCTGAGCCAGAATATCTAGAAGAAATTATTAATTTTCAGCCCAGTGAAATAAAAAAAGATGAATTTTTTGAGGGTGAAGACGAGCTTTTGTCAGAGGCTAGAGAAGTGGTGATGAAAGCTGGTCGGGCTTCTGCCACATTATTACAGAGATATTTAAGAATCGGTTATGCCCGAGCAGCTCGACTTTTAGATTTATTAGAACAAGAAGGGACGATTGGTCCGCCAGACGGGGCTCGGCCACGTCAGGTCTTTAAAAAAGAAGAAAATCAAGAGACAGAAAATCTTTAAATAGAGAAAAACGATGTCATTTAT is a window of Patescibacteria group bacterium DNA encoding:
- a CDS encoding DNA translocase FtsK, coding for MPKNNKEKQENLFSEKHRETFKAIFSFALAIILFLALFDLAGLAGHYLALVLKIIFGKTAFSFPLLLLLMSWLFFNKEILLKAKKRIILGLFLVLIIVSSFFSLFEKAEFKNLEKIKTTGGYLGTGLIFLLEKIFAFWGSFVILLALASFALFLILEEPFKSKINFIFSRLALFGLKMAILLRHFLKKIFARKEKPLEFRKKEIEEELIEEKDYGVIEAKEEKKFKILKPLMSKKVVRQKIELPLDLLSYHEKKAEARDIEEGKYIIKKTLENFGIEVEMGEVKVGPTVTQYTLRPHEGIKLSQITSLANDLALALAAHPIRIEAPIPGKSLVGIEVPNRKVAIVSLREILESEAFKKRASNLTVALGQDVAGHIWLADLGKMPHLLISGATGSGKTVMINTIITTLLYENSPEELRFILIDPKRVELVLYNDIPHLLCPVITKVEETISALKWAISEMERRFDLFAQNKSRDIESHNKEAKEKVPYIIIIIDELADLMVAAAKEIESSIIRLAQMARATGIHLILATQRPSVDIITGLIKANITSRIAFSVASMTDSRTILDFSGAEKLLGRGDLLFISPQLSKPKRLQGAYVSDEEIKRVVEFLRNKAEPEYLEEIINFQPSEIKKDEFFEGEDELLSEAREVVMKAGRASATLLQRYLRIGYARAARLLDLLEQEGTIGPPDGARPRQVFKKEENQETENL